In Bremerella alba, one DNA window encodes the following:
- a CDS encoding TatD family hydrolase: MKFIDPHIHVTSRTTDDYEAMAKAGVAAIIEPAFWLGQPRTHVGSFQDYFSSLVGFEKFRAAQFGIRHYCTIGLNSKEANNEALAEEVMEIMPLFLAKENVVAVGEIGFDDMTALEEKYLRIQLEMAKEVDLPVLIHTPHRNKKQGTYRSMDIIEEHEIPPHLVVIDHNNEETCEEVLRRGYWAAFTIYPKTKMGNERMVEVVKKYGPERIIVDSSADWGVSDPLAVPKTGNLMLERGVPEEHVELTCYKNALAAYGQSGQFEESDWLTPEPIDQRTLFEGNSVLRGGQDPRVDKPEDDRIIQ; the protein is encoded by the coding sequence ATGAAATTCATCGACCCCCACATTCACGTTACCTCGCGTACAACCGACGATTACGAAGCGATGGCCAAAGCTGGCGTGGCGGCGATTATTGAGCCGGCATTCTGGCTCGGTCAGCCGCGTACGCACGTTGGTTCATTTCAGGACTATTTCAGTAGCCTGGTCGGTTTCGAGAAGTTCCGCGCGGCTCAGTTTGGTATTCGCCACTACTGCACCATCGGGCTGAACTCGAAGGAAGCCAACAACGAAGCCTTGGCCGAAGAGGTGATGGAGATCATGCCGCTGTTTCTCGCCAAAGAGAACGTCGTGGCGGTTGGCGAAATCGGTTTCGACGACATGACAGCATTGGAAGAAAAGTACCTTCGCATTCAGCTAGAGATGGCGAAGGAAGTCGATTTACCGGTGCTGATTCATACGCCCCATCGCAACAAAAAGCAGGGCACCTATCGCAGCATGGACATCATCGAAGAACACGAGATACCACCCCATTTAGTGGTAATCGACCACAACAACGAAGAGACCTGCGAAGAGGTCCTGCGTCGCGGCTACTGGGCCGCATTCACCATCTACCCCAAGACAAAAATGGGGAATGAAAGAATGGTGGAGGTCGTTAAGAAGTACGGACCAGAGAGAATCATTGTCGATTCCTCCGCCGATTGGGGTGTTTCAGACCCGTTAGCCGTCCCGAAAACTGGCAATTTGATGCTAGAGCGGGGTGTCCCTGAAGAACACGTTGAGCTAACCTGTTATAAGAACGCTTTGGCCGCATATGGTCAGAGCGGTCAGTTCGAGGAATCGGATTGGCTGACCCCAGAACCCATCGATCAACGTACGTTGTTTGAAGGGAATAGCGTTCTGCGGGGTGGCCAAGATCCGCGAGTCGATAAGCCAGAAGACGATCGTATCATTCAATAA
- a CDS encoding DUF480 domain-containing protein: MSEDSQPLEPAWRPLSKIQRRVLGVLIEKAKTTPDSYPMSLNGLTTGSNQKSNRDPQLNVESWEIEETLEQLREMGAVAEVHGDGRVVKFRHYGKDWLGCDGNELSVMAELLLRGPQTIGELRGRAARMGKIPDMGSLQPILDELQRKKLVIPLTPKGRGQVVTHALFSEKELAQQRTQMGGGRAVESEVEPPDATSIAEPVQRPVNPTPTAPPPVAVASSSSDSASIAQLREEVATLKAEIERIKKDMEDLWSNMT; encoded by the coding sequence ATGTCCGAAGATTCGCAACCCCTAGAGCCAGCTTGGCGTCCCCTTTCCAAAATTCAGCGCCGCGTACTGGGCGTGCTGATCGAGAAAGCCAAGACGACGCCAGACTCTTACCCTATGTCCCTGAACGGTCTAACGACCGGCAGCAACCAGAAAAGCAATCGCGATCCTCAGTTGAACGTCGAAAGCTGGGAGATTGAGGAAACCCTAGAGCAGCTCCGCGAAATGGGAGCGGTTGCGGAAGTGCATGGCGATGGTCGTGTCGTCAAATTTCGGCACTATGGTAAAGATTGGCTCGGCTGCGATGGCAACGAGCTCTCCGTGATGGCCGAATTGCTATTACGCGGCCCGCAAACCATTGGCGAGCTGCGCGGACGGGCGGCTCGCATGGGCAAGATTCCGGACATGGGCTCTCTGCAGCCGATCTTGGATGAATTGCAGCGCAAAAAGCTAGTGATTCCTCTTACACCCAAGGGAAGAGGTCAGGTCGTCACACATGCTTTGTTTTCTGAGAAGGAACTGGCCCAACAGCGCACTCAAATGGGCGGCGGTCGGGCTGTTGAATCGGAAGTGGAACCGCCTGATGCGACTTCCATCGCCGAGCCTGTCCAACGCCCGGTGAATCCTACTCCGACGGCTCCTCCGCCTGTTGCTGTAGCATCATCGTCTTCCGATAGTGCTTCAATTGCGCAGCTCCGCGAAGAAGTGGCAACTCTGAAAGCGGAAATTGAACGCATCAAAAAGGACATGGAAGACCTTTGGTCGAACATGACCTGA
- a CDS encoding ArnT family glycosyltransferase: MAALLVAIFLFQLALMRQGHDWGGDFAQYLSHALNLATFQDYADTGYIYNPDAAVIGPRAYPPIFPLFLAPIYAIFGVDFTAFRVAILVLFVAMVAISTSLFARRLSAWPSLCLAGLLGFCPIFWDFNQQVISEHLFMLWWMLTFWVYQRYRGNFDQPSQHFGPAIVTGLLIYLAVGTRTVGIVLPPALLLTEFLVYRRLTRYAVVSITAAIVFYAIQKFLLPIGGSGYLDQLSEINFHSLTSNFFADSISFLFIWKNGHLNWLAAATGFGLSLIGITGFLKESWPRPQLLSIATVFYFLLVVLWPGANGIRMIWPLLPGFLFWILFALENVPLSTRWRSICLTGFVVFTLACYAGKYSSSEFGPIAGPESPSARELFAEVTKSVKPEESCLFFKPRVLAFYTQRHSVGYPIDLNHPSLNRTLEQAQADVVITQSEQLPELEQLLQQDGFQIEWSNVDYQLWRKKDAS, translated from the coding sequence TTGGCAGCACTGCTGGTCGCTATTTTTCTTTTTCAGCTTGCGTTGATGCGCCAGGGACATGACTGGGGTGGTGACTTCGCCCAGTACTTGAGTCATGCTCTCAACCTGGCCACATTTCAAGACTACGCCGACACCGGGTACATCTATAACCCCGATGCGGCAGTCATTGGACCACGTGCTTATCCGCCCATCTTCCCGCTATTTCTGGCACCGATCTACGCGATCTTTGGCGTCGACTTCACGGCGTTTCGTGTTGCGATACTGGTGCTCTTCGTCGCGATGGTGGCTATTTCAACGAGCTTATTCGCACGACGACTTTCGGCATGGCCGTCCCTTTGCCTGGCCGGTCTGCTAGGCTTTTGCCCAATATTTTGGGACTTTAATCAGCAAGTTATCTCAGAACATCTCTTCATGCTGTGGTGGATGCTCACCTTTTGGGTCTATCAACGCTACCGTGGAAATTTCGACCAACCTTCCCAGCACTTCGGTCCGGCAATCGTGACCGGCCTGCTCATCTATCTTGCTGTTGGCACGCGGACCGTCGGCATCGTCTTGCCCCCTGCCCTGCTGCTGACCGAGTTCCTCGTTTATCGTCGTTTGACTCGCTATGCCGTGGTAAGCATCACGGCAGCGATTGTATTTTATGCAATCCAAAAATTCCTGCTGCCAATCGGTGGCTCTGGTTACCTCGATCAACTCTCCGAGATCAACTTTCATTCGCTTACTTCCAATTTTTTTGCAGACTCTATCTCCTTTCTTTTCATCTGGAAGAACGGGCACCTCAATTGGCTTGCCGCAGCGACCGGATTTGGTTTGAGCCTGATCGGTATCACCGGCTTCCTAAAAGAAAGCTGGCCCAGGCCGCAACTCTTGTCGATCGCAACCGTTTTCTATTTTCTGCTAGTCGTGCTTTGGCCCGGAGCAAACGGCATTCGCATGATTTGGCCTCTGCTTCCCGGCTTTCTGTTTTGGATTTTGTTTGCCCTGGAAAACGTTCCGTTATCCACTCGATGGCGATCGATCTGCTTGACCGGCTTTGTCGTCTTTACACTCGCCTGTTATGCCGGCAAGTACAGCTCTTCAGAATTCGGACCCATTGCTGGGCCCGAGAGCCCATCGGCGAGAGAATTGTTTGCCGAAGTTACCAAGAGCGTGAAGCCAGAAGAGTCGTGCCTGTTCTTTAAACCACGCGTACTAGCTTTTTATACGCAACGACACTCGGTCGGGTATCCGATCGACCTCAATCACCCATCATTAAACCGCACGCTGGAACAGGCCCAGGCAGACGTTGTCATCACACAAAGCGAGCAGCTTCCAGAACTCGAGCAGTTGCTGCAGCAAGACGGCTTTCAAATCGAATGGTCGAACGTCGACTATCAACTGTGGCGAAAGAAAGACGCGTCTTAG
- a CDS encoding purine-nucleoside phosphorylase yields MFKLKAQVEDLAAAIRRRWNERPLAGIILGTGLGTLTDGVDVEVTIDYEDLPHIPSSTALSHKGRLVCGRLGTVPVLVMEGRFHVYEGYSLETITLPVRVMKALGASILVVSNASGGMNPFYQSGDIMLMEDHLNFMWRNPLTGHGDPNLGQRFTDMSSPYDKRLLDAAARIARREGIRHHRGVYAAMTGPNYETRSEYRFLKKIGADVVGMSTVPEAIVAAQVGLRVLALSTVTNICLPDNLGSVGKYDVIRAAQAAEPRLRYLVREVLLEQQN; encoded by the coding sequence TTGTTCAAGCTTAAAGCCCAGGTCGAAGATTTGGCTGCTGCCATTCGGCGTCGATGGAACGAACGTCCTTTGGCCGGGATCATATTAGGGACCGGGCTCGGTACGCTGACCGACGGCGTCGATGTCGAAGTCACGATCGACTACGAAGACCTACCGCACATTCCATCTTCTACTGCCCTGAGTCATAAAGGGCGACTCGTATGTGGACGACTGGGCACTGTCCCAGTCTTGGTCATGGAGGGCCGTTTTCATGTTTACGAAGGGTACTCGTTAGAAACGATTACCTTACCGGTGCGTGTGATGAAGGCCCTGGGGGCCAGTATTCTGGTGGTCAGCAATGCCAGCGGCGGCATGAATCCGTTTTATCAAAGCGGGGATATCATGTTGATGGAAGATCACCTCAACTTCATGTGGCGTAATCCTCTCACCGGGCATGGCGATCCGAATCTTGGCCAGCGTTTTACGGATATGTCGAGTCCTTACGACAAGCGGCTGCTCGACGCGGCAGCACGCATTGCCCGGCGAGAAGGAATTCGGCACCATCGCGGCGTCTATGCGGCCATGACCGGGCCGAACTACGAAACGCGGAGCGAGTACCGTTTTCTCAAAAAGATTGGGGCCGACGTGGTTGGCATGAGCACGGTGCCCGAGGCGATCGTCGCTGCCCAGGTTGGCTTGCGAGTCCTGGCCCTTTCGACAGTGACCAATATCTGCCTGCCAGATAATCTGGGAAGCGTCGGCAAGTACGACGTCATTCGTGCCGCACAAGCCGCAGAGCCCCGCCTGCGTTACTTGGTGCGAGAGGTTTTGCTCGAACAGCAAAACTAA
- a CDS encoding DUF2500 domain-containing protein: MNIAVHAPRHRVSTTPPSQHHATESAPRHRVSTTPPSQQHDQDIFRRIKQSSHYGDRLSPQRIEKLPKPGVGQMVFLGVFFVMFCGGTLFIAAMAIGVGGVFSFSGRGFPFSILPLCMGIVPIGMFAFGVFIAIKMFQRFQSMRDGKVEAVPAIVAGKRTQVSGGSGDRSASTAYFVTFEFEDGQRKEFPVFDGSLYGRVSEDDAGILFSRAQFAVDFDRVRV, translated from the coding sequence GTGAATATTGCGGTTCACGCACCACGCCACCGAGTCAGCACCACGCCACCGAGTCAGCACCACGCCACCGAGTCAGCACCACGCCACCGAGTCAGCACCACGCCACCGAGTCAGCAGCACGATCAGGACATTTTTCGACGCATCAAGCAGTCTTCGCACTATGGCGATCGTCTCTCGCCGCAGCGCATCGAGAAACTGCCCAAGCCGGGCGTCGGGCAGATGGTATTTCTGGGTGTCTTTTTCGTGATGTTTTGTGGCGGTACGCTCTTTATTGCGGCGATGGCAATTGGGGTGGGCGGCGTTTTCAGCTTTAGTGGACGAGGATTTCCCTTTTCGATCTTGCCGCTTTGTATGGGGATCGTGCCGATTGGTATGTTCGCGTTTGGCGTGTTTATAGCCATCAAGATGTTCCAGCGATTCCAGTCGATGCGTGACGGTAAGGTGGAAGCCGTACCGGCAATCGTCGCTGGCAAACGCACCCAAGTTTCTGGCGGAAGCGGCGATCGTTCTGCCAGCACGGCTTACTTTGTAACCTTCGAGTTTGAAGATGGCCAGCGTAAGGAGTTCCCCGTTTTTGATGGAAGTCTGTACGGACGTGTTTCGGAAGACGACGCAGGTATTCTCTTTTCACGCGCCCAGTTCGCCGTCGACTTCGATCGCGTTCGGGTTTAA
- a CDS encoding type 1 glutamine amidotransferase domain-containing protein, whose translation MTSEQTLTGKRILIFVGDIYEDLELWYPHLRLQEAGAETVLAGLKAGETYDGKHTYPAKADVAISDVDPSTFDGVVCPGGFMPDKLRREDKVKTIIRHFHEKGQLVAAICHGGWLLASAGICRGTKQTGSPGIQDDMVHAGVTWEDAEVVVDGHIVTSRRPDDLPAFCRALIDVLEKQAS comes from the coding sequence ATGACATCTGAGCAAACCCTCACCGGAAAACGAATTCTCATCTTCGTCGGTGATATCTATGAAGATCTCGAACTGTGGTATCCCCACCTTCGCTTGCAAGAGGCCGGCGCCGAAACCGTTCTCGCGGGCCTCAAAGCGGGGGAAACCTACGACGGCAAGCACACCTACCCTGCGAAAGCCGATGTAGCGATCTCGGACGTCGATCCCAGTACGTTCGACGGAGTGGTTTGCCCCGGGGGCTTCATGCCGGACAAGCTCCGCCGCGAAGACAAAGTGAAAACGATCATCCGCCACTTCCACGAAAAAGGCCAGCTGGTGGCTGCGATCTGCCATGGGGGTTGGCTCTTGGCTTCCGCCGGTATCTGCCGCGGTACCAAGCAAACAGGTTCGCCAGGTATTCAAGACGACATGGTCCATGCCGGCGTCACCTGGGAAGACGCGGAAGTTGTCGTCGATGGCCACATTGTCACCAGTCGTCGGCCTGACGATCTGCCGGCGTTCTGCCGAGCGCTCATTGACGTGCTGGAGAAACAAGCCTCATGA
- a CDS encoding DUF1569 domain-containing protein, which produces MSFHRNGASDKLSRRELRFENYEDVLREARSLSRVGYHRVSKWSLGQICDHLSRFMDASLDGFPPAPFYAAIVRPIARMMYLSKILRNEHLPAKMPTLRELTPGEWEEDQMAIPQLEAAIARITDPNAQFVPSPLFGNLTNEQWRKVHLWHCQHHLEFLIPAAKDATA; this is translated from the coding sequence ATGAGCTTTCATCGCAATGGCGCAAGCGACAAGTTGTCGCGCCGCGAGCTTCGTTTTGAGAACTATGAAGATGTTCTCCGCGAGGCCAGAAGTCTTTCTCGGGTGGGTTACCACCGTGTATCCAAGTGGTCGCTTGGGCAAATTTGCGACCACCTATCGCGTTTCATGGATGCGTCGCTCGACGGTTTTCCGCCGGCGCCGTTCTATGCTGCGATTGTTCGACCGATTGCCCGTATGATGTATCTGAGCAAGATCCTCCGGAACGAGCATCTGCCGGCCAAGATGCCAACGCTCAGGGAACTAACCCCTGGGGAATGGGAAGAGGATCAAATGGCGATTCCACAGCTCGAGGCTGCCATCGCTCGTATTACCGATCCGAATGCCCAGTTTGTCCCGTCGCCGCTTTTCGGCAATCTGACGAACGAGCAGTGGCGAAAGGTTCACCTGTGGCACTGCCAGCATCATCTGGAATTCCTTATTCCGGCGGCCAAAGACGCTACTGCCTAG
- a CDS encoding vWA domain-containing protein → MPRRKNNLKNAALGWISATLMGVVLVAGCGENVKFRNPLAKNQPKQAAAPAVKPAAKPKADSKPAQSKEAQARSTMIRTTSLRGGGTSRFNTGGKSVGANASVEENVERLRTEIASSIDFAPTLIVWVVDSTLSASEMRGSWANAAKKLYTDFQTNGLPDGKSAESLSTAIVSFGEKTNFVLEQPTTDFSQVIGKLSAIEVDNSGKESTFETISQVLDKYGPIKQQQARELMVVIVTDEAGDDWQQVDAVVEKANATGVRIYAIGVPAPMGRMMAEVAPQESRADGMPAMLQGPETRYSQRVDMKFNSGGFGGDDVDSGYGPFGLTYLAYQTRGSFLLSRLRSAAWPGSAIRFEDEVMRKYPPQYLTDAQYQAKLAENKALAALHRAASQGEVEAMTYPASQFVVEDEARLKNALDGAQRTAARLEPLVNAIYDPLADGEKDRDKITDKRWQASYDLALGRAAAVKARVDGYNQMLAILKGGRKFEDPSHNTWNLEPADTLEEAGSRLEKTRLQAKEYLERVIKEHPDTPWAYFAEKELEAPIGWKWVEY, encoded by the coding sequence ATGCCACGCCGTAAGAATAATCTGAAGAACGCCGCATTGGGATGGATCTCCGCGACGCTGATGGGCGTGGTGTTGGTGGCTGGTTGCGGTGAAAACGTTAAGTTTCGCAATCCCTTGGCAAAGAATCAGCCCAAGCAAGCGGCGGCTCCTGCTGTGAAGCCGGCTGCCAAACCGAAGGCCGATTCCAAGCCGGCTCAGTCTAAGGAAGCCCAGGCACGCAGCACCATGATTCGCACGACCTCGCTGCGAGGCGGTGGTACCAGCCGCTTTAACACAGGTGGCAAGTCGGTCGGAGCGAATGCGAGCGTCGAGGAGAACGTCGAGCGTTTGCGAACAGAAATCGCCAGCAGCATTGACTTCGCGCCGACGTTGATCGTGTGGGTTGTAGACTCGACTTTGAGTGCTTCCGAGATGCGAGGCTCTTGGGCAAACGCCGCGAAGAAGCTTTACACCGACTTTCAAACCAATGGCCTTCCCGATGGCAAGTCGGCTGAAAGTCTCTCGACGGCTATTGTCAGCTTCGGCGAGAAAACGAATTTCGTGCTCGAGCAGCCTACCACCGACTTTAGCCAGGTGATCGGCAAGCTCTCTGCGATTGAGGTCGACAATTCCGGCAAGGAATCAACCTTCGAGACAATTAGCCAGGTGTTGGACAAGTATGGCCCAATCAAGCAGCAGCAAGCTCGCGAACTGATGGTGGTGATTGTTACCGACGAGGCCGGCGATGACTGGCAGCAGGTCGATGCCGTGGTGGAAAAGGCTAACGCGACCGGTGTGCGAATCTATGCGATTGGTGTGCCAGCCCCGATGGGACGCATGATGGCGGAAGTTGCTCCGCAGGAATCGCGAGCCGACGGGATGCCTGCGATGCTTCAGGGGCCTGAAACACGCTATTCGCAGCGTGTTGATATGAAGTTTAACAGCGGCGGATTTGGCGGCGACGACGTCGATAGCGGGTACGGTCCCTTCGGTTTGACCTATCTTGCCTATCAAACGCGTGGATCGTTTCTCTTGTCCCGACTCCGCTCGGCCGCTTGGCCCGGCAGTGCGATTCGATTCGAGGACGAGGTCATGCGTAAGTATCCTCCGCAGTACCTGACCGACGCCCAGTATCAAGCCAAGCTGGCCGAGAACAAGGCACTCGCCGCGCTGCATCGTGCGGCATCGCAAGGTGAAGTCGAAGCGATGACCTATCCTGCTTCGCAGTTTGTGGTGGAAGACGAAGCCCGTCTGAAGAACGCTTTGGATGGGGCCCAGCGTACCGCCGCTCGCTTAGAGCCGCTCGTGAACGCTATCTACGATCCTCTAGCCGATGGGGAGAAGGACCGCGATAAAATCACCGATAAGCGATGGCAGGCCAGCTATGACCTAGCCCTAGGCCGAGCCGCTGCCGTCAAAGCACGCGTCGATGGTTACAACCAGATGCTGGCGATCTTGAAGGGGGGCAGAAAGTTCGAGGATCCTTCGCATAACACGTGGAACCTAGAGCCAGCCGATACGCTGGAAGAAGCTGGTAGCCGACTGGAAAAAACACGGCTACAGGCCAAAGAGTACCTAGAGCGTGTCATCAAGGAGCATCCCGACACGCCGTGGGCTTACTTCGCCGAAAAAGAGTTGGAAGCTCCCATCGGTTGGAAGTGGGTCGAGTACTAA
- a CDS encoding VOC family protein: MTLAHLTIATPDSASTAQFLQQVFDWPEVHRPGNVDPSTYWLDIGQGQQVHVLQVDGFEVSAFEQEFGRHFAFFFSAAKLETIRQRLTERNVEVIPPIRPTPFERFFFRDPNGYMFEVIDQDKFVQEK, encoded by the coding sequence ATGACGCTCGCCCATTTGACGATCGCCACGCCCGATTCCGCCTCGACGGCGCAGTTCCTGCAACAGGTCTTCGACTGGCCGGAAGTCCATCGCCCTGGCAATGTCGACCCATCCACTTACTGGCTCGACATCGGCCAGGGACAACAGGTCCACGTCCTTCAAGTCGATGGCTTCGAAGTGTCTGCATTCGAGCAAGAATTCGGTCGACACTTCGCTTTTTTCTTTTCTGCTGCCAAACTCGAGACAATACGTCAGCGATTAACCGAGAGAAACGTGGAAGTTATTCCACCGATTCGCCCGACTCCTTTTGAGCGTTTCTTTTTTCGAGATCCCAACGGTTACATGTTCGAAGTGATCGACCAGGACAAGTTCGTCCAAGAGAAATAA
- a CDS encoding purine-nucleoside phosphorylase gives MLDLYDKIQDALKVIQAKWNKTPKAGIILGTGLGGLVEEIEEEASFEYTEIPHFAASTATSHRGRLVCGMLCGVPVVAMEGRFHMYEGYSLKQITLPVRVMKALGAELLLCSNAAGGMNPFHSCGDIVLIDDHINLMGDNPLIGINDDRLGPRFPDMCAPYDHELIEKALGIARKEDIVAHRGVFVAVAGPNLETRAEYRFLRAIGADLVGMSTVPEVIVAVHCGLKTVGFSIVTDLCLPDALKPADVSEIIAIANKAEPKLRTLVKGVLAEYAGK, from the coding sequence ATGCTCGATCTATACGACAAAATCCAGGACGCGCTGAAAGTTATCCAAGCGAAATGGAATAAGACGCCCAAGGCGGGCATCATCCTGGGTACCGGGCTGGGCGGCCTGGTGGAAGAGATCGAAGAGGAAGCTTCGTTCGAATACACCGAGATTCCTCACTTCGCAGCGTCCACGGCAACCAGTCATCGCGGGCGTTTGGTTTGCGGGATGCTCTGTGGAGTTCCAGTCGTGGCGATGGAAGGCCGTTTCCATATGTACGAAGGGTACTCGCTCAAGCAGATTACCCTGCCGGTGCGTGTGATGAAGGCCCTGGGTGCGGAACTGCTGCTTTGCTCGAACGCGGCTGGCGGCATGAACCCGTTTCACAGTTGCGGCGATATCGTGCTGATCGACGATCACATTAACTTGATGGGCGACAACCCGCTGATCGGGATTAACGACGATCGCCTCGGACCACGCTTCCCGGATATGTGTGCCCCATACGATCACGAGCTGATCGAAAAGGCCCTGGGGATTGCCCGCAAGGAAGACATCGTCGCGCATCGGGGTGTTTTCGTGGCCGTCGCTGGCCCGAACCTGGAAACGCGAGCCGAGTATCGTTTCCTCCGAGCCATCGGCGCAGACCTTGTCGGCATGAGCACCGTCCCTGAGGTCATTGTGGCGGTTCACTGCGGGCTGAAGACGGTCGGTTTTTCGATTGTTACCGATCTGTGCCTGCCCGATGCGTTGAAGCCGGCCGATGTTTCGGAAATCATCGCGATCGCGAACAAGGCAGAACCCAAGCTGCGAACGCTCGTTAAAGGTGTACTGGCGGAGTACGCCGGAAAGTAA
- a CDS encoding sugar phosphate isomerase/epimerase family protein, which translates to MMFTRRHFLATASAAVAATAIPVRSVWAKYDPDRFPGFKVGLQSYSLRGFDVDKAINTAGELGCAHLEFYGGHFSTNSSAEQIAAMKNKMADHGMIMLGHGVHSFGKDHAKNEALFKFAKAAGIKNLSANPSPDAFESLNKLVDQYDVRIAIHNHGPSHRYNTALDVLNAVKDHDPRIGACADLGHFIRSGEDPVEVIRLLKGRLFGIHLKDFAEQKDRTEGVILGKGHLDVVGVIRALKQVDFPADGCLSLEYEENPKDPVADIRQCLDITSEACKTAAS; encoded by the coding sequence ATGATGTTCACTCGTCGTCACTTTCTAGCCACAGCTTCGGCAGCGGTCGCCGCGACTGCCATTCCTGTCCGTAGTGTGTGGGCCAAATACGATCCCGATCGTTTTCCCGGATTCAAGGTCGGGCTGCAAAGCTATTCGCTGCGCGGCTTCGACGTCGACAAAGCCATTAATACTGCCGGCGAACTAGGCTGCGCTCACCTCGAGTTTTATGGCGGCCATTTCTCAACGAATTCTTCCGCCGAACAAATCGCCGCGATGAAGAACAAGATGGCCGACCACGGCATGATCATGCTGGGCCACGGCGTCCACAGCTTCGGCAAGGACCACGCCAAGAACGAGGCCCTCTTCAAGTTCGCTAAGGCCGCCGGTATCAAGAACCTTTCCGCTAACCCATCACCCGATGCGTTTGAAAGCTTGAACAAATTGGTCGACCAATACGACGTCCGTATTGCCATTCACAACCACGGTCCGTCGCATCGCTATAACACGGCCCTCGATGTCCTGAATGCGGTCAAAGATCATGATCCTCGCATCGGTGCCTGTGCCGACCTGGGCCACTTCATTCGCAGTGGAGAAGACCCTGTAGAAGTGATCCGCTTGCTAAAGGGTCGCCTGTTCGGCATCCACCTGAAGGACTTCGCCGAACAAAAGGATCGCACCGAAGGGGTCATCTTGGGCAAGGGGCATCTCGACGTCGTGGGTGTCATCCGCGCTCTGAAACAGGTCGACTTCCCAGCCGATGGCTGCCTGTCGCTAGAATACGAAGAGAACCCAAAGGATCCGGTCGCAGACATTCGTCAATGCCTGGACATCACTTCTGAGGCCTGCAAAACGGCCGCCTCGTAA